The following proteins are co-located in the Microcebus murinus isolate Inina chromosome 21, M.murinus_Inina_mat1.0, whole genome shotgun sequence genome:
- the LOC105869356 gene encoding MAP/microtubule affinity-regulating kinase 4-like translates to MAQALAPSLRGDMIGNYKLIRQIGSGRHSQVFKGVHTPTLTKVAVKIISRKSHPRPESLHTEADAMRGLAHENVTMLLYIIEDEDRFCLVTGYSNGGNLSEYIRSRQRLSEEEARPMFRQLLSAVRYCHAQHIAHRDLQPDNILLDKLGNVKLADFGDATTFNEGDYLDTYCGSPAFMAPELLLQEKYVGPEADVWSLGIVLYNMVAGRVPFAGDNWEELKTNVTQGTYETPDYFSAELTALLGKFLTTDSRLRPTIPELLEDPWFQGQETPKPKRKPTVPVSPVRTWWLSPGIPMLPKPSPLTTVSTTATGSSSSDVRDFGGDSSLESVPPHGKSSASPAEGGQGLTGLARRLGSFLLRVCCIRPARNLCHRGRRLNKVVPVTRDP, encoded by the coding sequence ATGGCGCAGGCCTTGGCCCCCAGTCTACGCGGGGACATGATCGGCAATTATAAGCTCATCAGGCAAATCGGCTCCGGCAGGCACAGCCAGGTGTTCAAGGGCGTGCACACTCCCACGCTGACCAAGGTGGCGGTGAAAATCATCTCCAGGAAGAGCCACCCCAGGCCGGAAAGTCTCCACACAGAGGCCGACGCCATGAGGGGCCTGGCTCATGAGAACGTCACCATGCTTCTCTATATCATCGAGGATGAAGACAGGTTCTGCTTGGTGACGGGGTACTCCAACGGTGGGAACCTTTCCGAGTACATAAGGAGTCGTCAGCGCCTGAGCGAGGAGGAGGCCCGTCCCATGTTCCGCCAGCTGCTGTCCGCCGTGCGGTACTGCCACGCACAGCACATCGCCCACCGCGACCTACAGCCCGACAACATCCTACTGGACAAGCTCGGGAACGTCAAATTAGCCGACTTCGGGGACGCGACAACTTTTAATGAGGGGGATTACCTGGACACATATTGTGGAAGCCCCGCGTTTATGGCCCCGGAACTATTACTGCAGGAGAAATACGTGGGACCGGAAGCAGACGTCTGGAGTTTGGGCATCGTCCTGTACAATATGGTGGCTGGGCGTGTTCCGTTTGCTGGTGACAACTGGGAAGAACTGAAAACGAATGTCACCCAGGGTACCTATGAGACACCTGATTACTTTTCTGCAGAATTAACAGCACTTCTGGGGAAGTTTCTCACCACTGATAGCCGGTTGAGGCCCACCATCCCGGAACTCCTTGAAGACCCTTGGTTCCAGGGCCAGGAGACACCGAAGCCAAAAAGGAAGCCCACAGTGCCCGTGAGTCCTGTGCGCACCTGGTGGTTGAGTCCTGGTATTCCCATGCTCCCCAAGCCCAGCCCCTTGACGACCGTGTCCACCACGGCCaccggcagcagcagcagcgatgTGCGGGACTTCGGAGGGGACAGCTCTCTCGAGTCTGTGCCGCCTCATGGGAAGAGCTCGGCCTCGCCGGCGGAAGGGGGCCAGGGCCTGACGGGGCTCGCTAGGAGGCTGGGAAGCTTCCTCTTGAGAGTGTGCTGCATCCGGCCGGCCAGAAACCTCTGCCACAGAGGAAGACGGCTGAACAAGGTGGTGCCGGTGACTCGGGACCCGTGA